GATGAATTATTGATCGGTTCCTGGGTAGAAGCGCCCAGTAGCGCCAAAAAACGTATGCGCTACTATCAAATCATTCGTAACAGCGACCAGAAAACCGTTTTCACCGGTCATACCCTATGGGTTTGCATGGATTTGGAAACACATAAATCCTGCCCTATTCCCAAGGAATTTATCGATGCCTATCAAGAGCAGTATTAAGCCAAGCAAAGCTCCCTGTTTAGCGATCCCCCCTATCGTCACGCATATATAAGTGTTTATTAATGAATTTGGTATTTAGCTCAAACTGTAATAGCATTTACAGCGTCTTGAAGGAATTTCCAGAACCTCTTAAATCCCTTTTAATTCGGGGCTTAAAACTATTTTCTTATGGATTGAGGACAACAAATTATGCCAACACGCATCGTATTTTATTGTTTGACAAGCCTTCTTTTTCTAGGCTTCAGCAATCAAGCTTTTGCTCAGACACTAGCCAAAGACGAAAATAGCCAGCCAATGCAAAACAAAACGGTAACCCTTTATATCTCTTCAGGATTTACCGCACCCATTTCAGATTACTACCAACGCATTCTTCAAGAAATTGACCGTCGCATGCCGCATATCAATATCGAATTTGAGGTACTTACCGCGGAAAGGTCCATCGACCTTGTCAATCGAGGCATCAACGATGGCGAATGTTGCCGAATTCCAGAGGTGGTAACCAAAAGCTATCAAAACCTAATCTCGGTAGAGGAGAGCTTTTTTGAGGCTACCTTTGCCGCATTCAGTAAAAAACCGGGATTGAAAATCAATAACTTCGAGGACTTAAAACCCTACTCTGTTGCCACCGTTGTGGGTTGGAAAATTCTGGTTAATAACTTAAACCGCGTCAATCCACGTGAAAAATATATCCTATCGTCTCCCGAGCAATTGATGAAAATGCTCAAAAAAGGCCGTATTGAAGTTGCACTACTTGGTTATGAAAGCGGCATCAAAGCGTTACAAGATGTCGGAC
Above is a window of Thiomicrorhabdus sediminis DNA encoding:
- a CDS encoding substrate-binding periplasmic protein, whose translation is MPTRIVFYCLTSLLFLGFSNQAFAQTLAKDENSQPMQNKTVTLYISSGFTAPISDYYQRILQEIDRRMPHINIEFEVLTAERSIDLVNRGINDGECCRIPEVVTKSYQNLISVEESFFEATFAAFSKKPGLKINNFEDLKPYSVATVVGWKILVNNLNRVNPREKYILSSPEQLMKMLKKGRIEVALLGYESGIKALQDVGLPNAHAYLTPPLAVKKLSLILHKKNQAYSKPLAETIKAMKADGTVAKIYYQVFKVEPTF